The Anopheles marshallii chromosome X, idAnoMarsDA_429_01, whole genome shotgun sequence genome includes a window with the following:
- the LOC128711209 gene encoding uncharacterized protein K02A2.6-like, with product MAQLMQQQHHTTPQPPAQQQSLAPRDPELIMDALSGSISEFRYDAESGATFQAWYSRFEDLFVQDASRLDDSAKIRLLTRKLGTAEHARYANFILPCLPRDLTFDETVSKLKKLFGTVESLSSKRYKCLQTAKERNEDLLPFACRVNRACNDFQFASMTEDQFKCLMFVCGLREEVDNDVRTRLLARIEDRPDLTLEQLSAEGQRLTGLKVVSTMFATGKEEKVLALQSENKQRSAQKNERTNQRHPDRSSPASKPPRPCWLCGDSHWVRECTYGSHKCQDCGRFGHREGHCSSSGRKKKFIRSHKRTSTATRVVVVNVRNIHKRKFVNIQIGNKSASLQLDTGSDITIVGRKTWKQLGMPPLTTAKVHAKTASGTRLQLDGEFEAKVTINGVTKSATIRVVPSNLQLLGADFVDIFSLGTLPMDQFCNRVECESAKWESRFPTVFNGTGLCTKASIKLQVKENVRPTFCPKRPVAYAMQTTVEKELDRLEALNVITPVDYSDWAAPIVVVRKGNGSIRICGDYSTGLNSALQSYEYPLPLPDDIFAKLAQCKFFSKIDLSDAFLQVEIDAKYRPLLTINTHRGLYHYNRLPPGIKIAPAAFQQLIDTMLAGLRGTSGYMDDVIVGGKTESEHDENLLNLFHRIRDYGFTIRAEKCAFKTHQIEYLGFIVDCRGLRPNPAKIEAILKLPAPTNVSEVRSFLGAVNYYGRFVPKMRDLRYPLDVLLKNETSFIWTRECERAFKHFKEILSSDLLLTHYDPNAEIVVSADASAVGLGATISHKFADGSLKVVQHASRALTKAENNYSQIDREGLAIIFAVKKFHKMLYGRHFRLQTDHRPLLRIFGSKKGIPVYTANRLQRFALSLQLYDFSIEYVPSTKFGNADLLSRLISEHAKPDPEYIVASTELEKDRRCERY from the exons atGGCTCAgttgatgcagcagcagcaccacacgACACCCCAGCCCCCCGCCCAGCAACAGTCACTAGCGCCACGGGATCCCGAGCTGATCATGGACGCCCTATCGGGAAGCATAAGCGAGTTTCGGTACGACGCAGAATCCGGTGCCACATTTCAAGCGTGGTACTCGCGCTTCGAGGATCTGTTCGTACAAGACGCTTCCCGGCTCGATGATTCAGCGAAAATCCGCCTGCTCACTCGCAAATTGGGTACAGCGGAACACGCGCGGTACGCAAACTTCATTCTTCCCTGCCTGCCCCGCGACCTCACGTTCGACGAGACGGTAAGCAAACTAAAGAAGCTATTCGGAACCGTAGAATCGCTTAGTAGTAAGCGATACAAGTGCCTCCAAACAGCGAAAGAGCGAAACGAAGATCTGCTTCCGTTCGCTTGTAGAGTAAATCGTGCCTGCAACGATTTTCAGTTCGCTAGTATGACGGAGGACCAGTTCAAATgcttaatgtttgtttgcgggTTAAGAGAGGAAGTGGATAACGACGTCCGAACAAGGCTCCTAGCACGAATTGAGGATCGGCCGGATCTCACGCTGGAGCAGCTATCCGCCGAAGGCCAACGGTTAACAGGCTTAAAGGTAGTAAGTACAATGTTCGCCActgggaaggaagaaaaagttcTTGCATTGCAGAGCGAGAATAAGCAGCGCAGCGCTCAGAAAAACGAGCGTACTAACCAGCGACATCCCGACCGAAGTTCACCGGCATCGAAGCCACCGAGACCGTGCTGGTTATGCGGCGATTCCCATTGGGTGAGAGAGTGTACGTACGGCTCTCACAAGTGCCAGGATTGTGGGAGATTTGGCCATCGCGAGGGTCATTGCAGCTCGTCAGGCCGAAAAAAGAAGTTCATCCGATCTCACAAGCGCACTTCGACAGCGACACGTGTAGTGGTAGTGAATGTTCGTAACATTCATAAGCGCAAATTTGTAAACATTCAAATAGGTAACAAATCAGCTAGTTTGCAACTCGATACGGGATCGGACATCACAATAGTCGGAAGGAAAACGTGGAAGCAGCTAGGCATGCCGCCTCTAACGACAGCAAAAGTGCATGCGAAGACAGCATCCGGTACACGCCTTCAGCTGGATGGCGAGTTTGAGGCGAAAGTCACGATCAACGGTGTGACAAAATCCGCAACGATTCGAGTTGTTCCCTCTAATCTACAGCTTCTGGGGGCCGATTTTGTCGACATTTTTTCGCTAGGAACTTTGCCAATGGACCAGTTCTGCAATCGAGTCGAGTGTGAATCTGCGAAATGGGAGAGCAGATTTCCGACTGTTTTCAACGGCACCGGATTATGCACCAAGGCGAGTATCAAGCTgcaagtaaaagaaaacgtaCGTCCGACCTTTTGTCCCAAGCGCCCAGTAGCTTATGCCATGCAAACAACAGTTGAAAAAGAGCTTGATCGGTTAGAGGCACTTAACGTCATCACGCCAGTCGATTATTCCGATTGGGCAGCGCCCATTGTCGTCGTAAGAAAAGGGAACGGTAGTATTAGGATTTGCGGAGACTACTCGACAGGATTGAATTCGGCTCTCCAGTCTTACGAATACCCTTTACCGCTCCCAGATGATATATTCGCAAAGCTGGCTCAATGTAAATTTTTTAGCAAAATCGACCTTTCGGACGCGTTTTTACAGGTCGAAATTGATGCTAAATACCGTCCCCTCTTAACCATCAACACACATCGTGGACTGTACCACTACAATCGCCTACCACCGGGTATCAAAATAGCACCGGCCGCATTTCAGCAACTAATCGACACAATGCTCGCAGGGTTACGAGGAACATCCGGCTACATGGATGACGTAATCGTTGGTGGTAAAACGGAAAGCGAGCACGACGAAAACCTTCTTAACCTTTTCCACAGAATACGCGATTACGGATTTACAATCCGTGCGGAAAAGTGTGCATTCAAAACGCACCAAATCGAATATTTAGGTTTCATCGTCGATTGTCGTGGACTCAGGCCAAACCCTGCAAAGATCGAAGCGATCCTAAAACTACCAGCGCCAACTAACGTAAGCGAAGTCCGGTCTTTCTTAGGCGCAGTAAATTACTATGGTAGATTCGTTCCGAAAATGCGCGACCTTAGATACCCTCTCGATGTTCTTTTAAAGAACGAAACCAGTTTTATCTGGACTCGCGAATGCGAACGCGCTTTCAAGCATTTCAAGGAGATACTATCATCGGATCTGCTCCTAACACATTACGATCCAAACGCCGAAATCGTAGTATCTGCAGATGCATCAGCGGTGGGACTTGGCGCCACGATCAGCCACAAATTCGCAGATGGCTCGTTAAAGGTTGTTCAGCACGCATCGAGGGCACTCACGAAAGCGGAAAACAACTACAGCCAAATCGATCGCGAAGGCCTTGCCATCATTTTTGCGGTGAAGAAGTTTCACAAAATGCTGTACGGTCGGCATTTTCGTCTGCAGACAGATCATCGTCCGTTGCTACGGATATTCGGATCCAAAAAAGGCATACCGGTCTACACAGCTAACAGGCTGCAACGTTTTGCGCTGTCCTTGCAGCTGTACGACTTCAGCATCGAATATGTTCCCTCGACAAAGTTTGGAAACGCGGATCTACTGTCGAGGTTGATAAGCGAGCATGCGAAGCCGGATCCGGAATACATCGTAGCCAGCACTGAACTCGAAAAGGAC AGACGTTGCGAACGCTACTAG